From Spiroplasma eriocheiris, the proteins below share one genomic window:
- the proS gene encoding proline--tRNA ligase, translating into MSRKLEKITPRDEDFAQWYTDIVVNADLISYGPVKGTMIFKPYGYAIWENIQKYLDQKFKELKVTNVYFPLLIPKSLFDKEKEHIEGFSPEIATVTKVGDKKLEEELYIRPTSEVLFGTFFAKEIQGYRDLPLLYNQWVNVLRWEKTTRPFLRTSEFLWQEGHTIHANAQEAKDFTLKILDVYSKFAEEALLLPVIRGQKTEREKFAGALETYTIESLMYDGQALQCGTSHYFGQNFAKPFDIKFSNQDNQLEYAYSTSWGVSTRTIGAIIMTHGDDHGLVLPPMIAPTQIMIVPVKNDETLLTVAEQIKKQLGDFRVAIDESEKSFGYKLANAEIKGIPVRIEIGPRDLEQESVTITRRDTFEKVQVKIPEVLPTINKLFTEISANLFNRALVNRQQRTIKVNTYEEYKEILKQKNALFLVPFCGAIACENIIKEETQTVSRCIPFDIFQDVSGQCFRCDNPAQYLVYFARAY; encoded by the coding sequence ATGAGTAGAAAATTAGAGAAGATTACTCCTCGTGATGAGGATTTTGCCCAATGATATACCGATATTGTTGTTAATGCTGATTTAATTAGTTATGGACCAGTGAAGGGAACAATGATTTTCAAACCGTATGGTTATGCGATTTGAGAAAATATTCAAAAATATTTAGACCAAAAATTTAAGGAATTAAAAGTAACTAATGTTTACTTTCCCTTATTAATTCCTAAATCATTATTTGATAAAGAAAAAGAACATATTGAAGGATTTTCGCCCGAAATTGCAACGGTCACTAAAGTTGGGGACAAAAAATTAGAAGAAGAATTATATATTCGCCCCACTTCGGAAGTATTATTCGGAACTTTTTTTGCGAAAGAAATTCAAGGTTATCGCGACTTACCATTGTTATATAACCAATGGGTAAATGTTTTGCGATGAGAAAAAACAACCCGTCCATTTTTACGTACTAGTGAATTTTTATGACAAGAAGGGCACACTATTCATGCAAATGCCCAAGAAGCAAAAGATTTTACCTTAAAAATTCTGGATGTGTATAGTAAATTTGCCGAAGAAGCTTTATTATTACCAGTTATTCGTGGACAAAAAACAGAACGCGAAAAATTTGCGGGAGCATTAGAAACATATACCATTGAATCTTTAATGTATGATGGGCAAGCTCTACAATGCGGAACAAGCCATTATTTTGGTCAAAACTTTGCAAAACCATTTGATATTAAATTTTCAAACCAAGATAACCAGTTAGAATATGCCTACTCAACTTCGTGAGGTGTATCAACTCGTACAATTGGGGCAATTATTATGACCCATGGTGATGATCACGGGTTAGTATTACCACCAATGATTGCTCCAACGCAAATAATGATTGTTCCTGTTAAAAATGATGAGACATTATTAACAGTTGCTGAACAAATTAAAAAACAGTTAGGAGATTTCCGAGTGGCTATTGATGAATCGGAGAAATCATTTGGCTATAAATTAGCAAATGCGGAAATTAAAGGGATCCCTGTCCGTATTGAAATTGGTCCGCGGGATTTAGAGCAAGAAAGTGTAACAATCACTCGCCGTGATACTTTTGAAAAAGTTCAAGTCAAAATTCCGGAAGTTTTGCCAACAATTAATAAATTATTTACGGAAATTAGTGCTAATCTTTTCAACCGAGCACTTGTAAATCGTCAACAACGAACTATTAAAGTTAATACTTATGAAGAATATAAAGAAATTTTAAAACAAAAAAATGCATTATTTTTAGTGCCATTTTGTGGGGCGATTGCTTGTGAGAATATTATTAAAGAAGAAACCCAAACCGTTTCTCGTTGTATCCCGTTTGATATTTTTCAAGATGTCTCGGGACAGTGTTTCCGTTGTGATAATCCTGCCCAGTATTTAGTATATTTTGCCCGCGCTTATTAA
- the gatB gene encoding Asp-tRNA(Asn)/Glu-tRNA(Gln) amidotransferase subunit GatB: MHNFEVVIGIENHVELKTKTKMFSKGPVSYDAPANTMVNIMDMGYPGAMPTVNKQGVALALLACQALNLEIDPIVQFDRKNYYYPDLAKGFQITQQYFPIGKNGFLTIINENNQPSNIEIERLHIEEDTAKQLHLADKTLLDYNRAGIGLIEIVTRPVLRSAYQAKKYVEALREILLYLNVSDAKMNEGSLRCDVNISLRPSGSNQLGNKVEIKNLNSINNVEKAIEFEIKRQTQIILSGGVVEQETRRFDEKTKETVLMRKKTDATDYKYFSEPNIFPIKLDETWITKILASAPELPNQKRQRYREEYHLKESDIEVLLQDYDLMNFFEASVKNNSNYEMVANYLIGDISAYLNAKNITIKETKLTPANLSEMIDLIVKNIISTKQAKTVLTHILTTDVKPEILVAKLGLKQITDPQEIINIITPVIENNLAILTQYDERPERVIKFFMGELMKLTKGQVAPEIGQQVVLELITKKKNT; encoded by the coding sequence ATGCATAATTTTGAAGTTGTTATTGGTATTGAAAACCATGTGGAATTAAAAACCAAAACAAAAATGTTTTCAAAAGGGCCAGTTAGTTATGATGCTCCTGCTAACACGATGGTAAATATCATGGATATGGGTTATCCAGGGGCGATGCCAACGGTTAATAAGCAAGGGGTAGCTTTAGCCTTATTAGCTTGTCAAGCGTTAAATTTAGAAATTGATCCAATTGTTCAGTTTGACCGTAAGAACTATTACTATCCGGATTTAGCCAAGGGTTTTCAAATTACCCAACAATATTTTCCAATTGGGAAAAATGGTTTTTTAACTATAATAAATGAAAATAATCAACCCTCAAATATAGAAATTGAACGTTTACATATTGAAGAAGATACGGCAAAACAATTACATTTAGCTGATAAAACATTATTAGACTATAACCGGGCAGGAATTGGATTGATTGAGATTGTAACTCGCCCAGTTTTACGCAGTGCTTATCAAGCAAAAAAATATGTTGAAGCCTTACGCGAAATTCTATTATATTTAAATGTTAGTGATGCCAAAATGAATGAAGGTTCTTTGCGTTGTGATGTTAATATTTCCTTACGCCCATCGGGAAGCAATCAATTAGGGAACAAAGTAGAAATTAAAAACTTAAATTCAATTAATAATGTTGAAAAAGCAATTGAATTTGAAATTAAACGCCAAACCCAAATTATTCTGAGTGGTGGGGTTGTGGAACAAGAAACACGCCGATTCGATGAAAAAACTAAAGAAACAGTTTTAATGCGAAAAAAAACAGATGCCACCGATTATAAATATTTTTCTGAACCTAATATTTTTCCGATCAAACTAGATGAAACATGAATTACCAAAATTTTGGCCTCGGCCCCAGAATTACCTAATCAAAAACGTCAACGCTATCGAGAAGAATACCATTTAAAAGAGAGCGACATTGAAGTGCTCTTACAGGATTATGATTTAATGAACTTTTTTGAAGCAAGTGTAAAAAATAATTCTAATTATGAAATGGTCGCCAATTATTTAATTGGTGATATTTCGGCCTATTTAAATGCCAAAAATATTACTATTAAGGAAACAAAATTAACACCTGCTAATTTAAGTGAAATGATTGATTTAATTGTTAAAAATATCATTTCGACTAAACAAGCAAAAACCGTGTTAACCCATATTTTAACGACGGATGTTAAACCAGAAATTTTAGTTGCTAAATTAGGATTAAAACAAATTACTGATCCCCAAGAAATTATTAATATTATTACTCCAGTAATTGAAAACAACCTAGCAATTTTAACACAATATGATGAACGTCCTGAACGGGTGATTAAATTTTTTATGGGTGAGTTAATGAAATTAACCAAAGGACAAGTAGCACCTGAAATTGGTCAACAAGTTGTTCTTGAGTTAATTACGAAGAAAAAAAACACATAG
- a CDS encoding acyl carrier protein has product MNIMEELKKVLKQRGISKTVDLNTNFKDLGLDSLDLMDLVILAEEKLSIRIPDDKLTEIKTVNDLVKIIDDLKK; this is encoded by the coding sequence ATGAATATTATGGAAGAACTAAAGAAAGTTTTAAAACAACGGGGGATTAGTAAAACAGTTGATTTGAATACTAATTTTAAAGATCTTGGTCTTGATTCATTAGATTTAATGGATTTGGTTATTTTAGCTGAAGAAAAATTGTCAATTCGAATTCCAGATGATAAGTTAACAGAAATTAAAACAGTAAATGACTTAGTTAAAATTATTGATGATTTAAAGAAATAA
- a CDS encoding aminotransferase class I/II-fold pyridoxal phosphate-dependent enzyme — protein MKEINRKNSNDRRWNLKYLKEKYGSDESFIASQLTDLDFPTPNFIFSQIIRRCRFKSLSYIVLDDEYYQSIIKWYKIRKNVELKQEWINYCYGELLGIVAIIRQISHVGAKFVITSPVRSALPKICTFNYREVIFNELQIKNNKFEFDFNALNEQLRDPMVKAFLLCNPMNPGGKLWTVEELTKIANICYQNNVILISDESGGDLLTNAQGFNSVLNLSDQKLFNNVIVCTTPSKGFNIGGLATGYFICPNQELRQKIYQYYQKNWLYEGDIFGTEVTKAVYSAKGAKWIDKLHLIFQENYKIIECFIRENHLPLTIMAMPSSFATVILINDDKKTLAFYKKRFFQEKLLVKFNDDFYDLKNKWFRLVLSCSNKTINEFLIRLKRIFK, from the coding sequence ATGAAAGAAATAAATAGAAAAAATTCAAATGACCGGCGATGGAACTTAAAATATTTAAAAGAAAAATATGGAAGTGATGAAAGTTTTATTGCCAGTCAACTTACTGATTTAGATTTTCCAACACCGAATTTTATCTTTAGCCAAATCATTAGACGATGCCGGTTTAAGTCACTTAGTTATATTGTTCTAGATGATGAATATTACCAGAGTATTATTAAATGATATAAAATTCGAAAAAATGTGGAATTAAAACAAGAGTGGATTAATTATTGTTATGGTGAATTGTTGGGGATTGTAGCTATTATTCGCCAGATTAGTCATGTGGGAGCTAAGTTTGTAATTACAAGTCCAGTGCGCTCAGCACTGCCAAAAATTTGTACTTTTAATTATCGAGAAGTTATTTTTAATGAATTACAAATTAAAAATAATAAATTTGAATTTGATTTTAATGCTTTGAATGAACAGTTGCGTGATCCGATGGTAAAAGCATTTTTGCTTTGTAACCCGATGAATCCCGGGGGAAAGTTATGGACAGTTGAGGAGTTAACAAAAATTGCTAATATCTGTTATCAAAATAATGTTATTTTAATATCTGATGAAAGTGGGGGAGATTTATTAACTAATGCCCAAGGTTTTAATTCAGTTCTTAATCTTAGTGATCAAAAATTATTTAATAATGTAATTGTATGTACCACTCCCAGCAAGGGTTTTAACATCGGGGGGTTAGCAACTGGCTATTTTATTTGCCCTAACCAAGAACTACGGCAAAAAATTTATCAGTATTATCAAAAAAATTGGTTATACGAAGGTGATATTTTTGGAACCGAAGTTACAAAAGCTGTTTATTCAGCAAAAGGGGCAAAATGAATTGATAAATTACATTTAATCTTTCAAGAAAACTATAAAATTATTGAATGTTTTATTCGGGAAAACCATTTACCACTAACAATAATGGCAATGCCAAGCAGTTTTGCCACTGTTATTTTAATTAATGATGATAAAAAAACATTAGCATTTTATAAAAAACGCTTTTTTCAAGAGAAACTTTTAGTAAAATTTAATGATGATTTTTATGATTTAAAAAATAAATGGTTTCGGTTAGTTCTGAGTTGTTCAAATAAAACAATTAATGAATTTTTAATTCGATTAAAACGAATCTTTAAATAA
- the gatC gene encoding Asp-tRNA(Asn)/Glu-tRNA(Gln) amidotransferase subunit GatC yields MARIDKEKLRQLAHNIMLDLSEQELEKLSNEFDVILKQMDLVQKIDTTNVHSMHFPFEITVTGLRDDEEIEQVPQAELLANAPVVEDDYIVINKVVK; encoded by the coding sequence ATGGCAAGAATTGATAAAGAAAAGTTGCGCCAGTTAGCGCATAATATTATGCTTGATTTATCAGAACAAGAATTAGAAAAGTTAAGTAATGAATTTGATGTTATTTTGAAACAAATGGATTTAGTGCAAAAAATTGATACAACAAATGTTCATTCAATGCACTTTCCTTTTGAAATTACAGTAACAGGTTTACGCGATGATGAGGAAATTGAACAAGTTCCCCAAGCAGAATTATTAGCAAATGCCCCAGTTGTTGAAGATGATTATATTGTGATTAATAAGGTGGTTAAGTAA
- a CDS encoding amidase family protein — MNYYTIKELHELLLQGKITPTEIITTAFQALESHQNLNATVTILKTEALKVAKELEALEIKADDYLFAIPYFAKDNFATKNIRTTASSHILDNFIPPYDAEVVKILADNNAILLGKTALDELGMGGHGLYAHTGEVLNPWDKTRITGGSSSGSAALVAAGVVPFTLGSDTGDSIRKPASYTGIVGLKPTYGILSRFGLFPYAPSLDTVGYFTRTVEDCAIVLDYLAKQDDKDATSLPSDQQNYYQNLTSDIKHYQFAYIKQIHQQLPAPIKAIYEDLYQKLTAHNISLTAIDFPEDLLKALLPVYMIISFAEAVSSHSNLDGINFGVRQEGNSYEEVMMNSRGKGFGDVVKRRDVIGSYALTRKNQTLLFLKAKRVRRLIVSELEKIFRQYDILLLPSASDVAPKIADIKQQVLKEEDVEHYIDDVLVLANFMGNPSLTIPLALINELPIGININAKPFNDQAVLNAGYLLEDIIGLKNLVVPSKKGGIK; from the coding sequence ATGAATTATTATACAATTAAAGAATTACATGAATTATTATTGCAAGGAAAAATAACTCCCACCGAAATTATCACAACTGCTTTTCAAGCGTTAGAAAGTCATCAGAATTTAAATGCAACAGTAACAATTCTAAAAACTGAGGCTTTAAAAGTTGCCAAAGAATTAGAAGCACTAGAAATTAAAGCAGATGATTATCTTTTTGCAATTCCATATTTTGCCAAAGATAATTTTGCAACAAAAAATATCCGTACCACAGCTAGTTCCCACATTTTAGATAATTTCATCCCTCCTTATGATGCTGAAGTTGTTAAAATTTTGGCTGATAACAATGCCATCTTGTTAGGAAAGACAGCTCTTGATGAATTAGGAATGGGAGGCCATGGGTTATATGCTCATACTGGGGAAGTTTTAAACCCTTGGGATAAAACTAGAATTACAGGGGGATCTTCTTCGGGGTCTGCTGCATTAGTTGCCGCGGGGGTTGTTCCCTTTACCCTTGGTTCTGATACTGGTGATTCAATTCGAAAACCAGCTAGTTATACAGGAATTGTTGGTTTAAAACCAACTTATGGGATTTTATCGCGCTTTGGTTTATTTCCTTATGCACCATCGCTAGATACGGTTGGGTATTTTACCAGAACAGTTGAAGACTGTGCAATTGTTTTAGATTATTTAGCAAAACAAGATGATAAGGATGCGACTTCATTACCAAGTGATCAGCAAAATTATTATCAAAACTTAACAAGTGATATTAAGCACTATCAATTTGCATATATTAAACAAATTCATCAGCAGTTACCTGCACCGATTAAAGCAATTTATGAAGATTTATATCAGAAGTTAACTGCTCATAATATTAGTTTAACAGCAATTGATTTTCCTGAAGATCTCTTGAAAGCATTATTACCAGTTTATATGATTATTTCCTTTGCTGAAGCAGTAAGTAGTCATTCAAATTTAGATGGAATTAATTTTGGAGTCCGCCAAGAAGGTAATAGTTATGAAGAAGTAATGATGAATTCGCGGGGAAAAGGTTTTGGCGATGTTGTCAAAAGAAGAGATGTTATTGGTTCATATGCTTTAACTCGAAAAAACCAAACATTATTATTTTTGAAAGCAAAAAGAGTTCGCCGGTTAATAGTTAGCGAACTCGAAAAAATCTTTCGTCAGTATGACATTTTATTGTTGCCTTCGGCTAGTGACGTTGCCCCTAAAATTGCTGATATTAAACAACAAGTTTTAAAAGAGGAAGATGTTGAGCATTATATTGATGATGTTTTAGTATTAGCTAACTTTATGGGAAACCCATCTTTAACAATTCCACTAGCTTTAATTAATGAGTTGCCAATTGGGATTAATATTAATGCCAAACCATTTAATGACCAAGCAGTTTTAAATGCAGGTTATTTATTAGAAGATATTATTGGTTTAAAAAATCTTGTGGTGCCAAGCAAGAAAGGGGGCATTAAATAA
- a CDS encoding TrkH family potassium uptake protein — MRVYQPFFKNIFKKRKELLNQRNEDDIAAPIKKRRIHFIPFSKVAGKLFLIYVLVVLISGFLLCIPGVVYNGARDITDGSGTPLGQYDFRWNFLIGLFTASSAFSDTGLTIPVTAADYTFFGQLIIIILIQFGGFGVLTFKIMILVLLGRKISIKDRMLVQGERGNNSFGHTLDLIKSSFYFLIIVEVIAAILLFFNFYFSPGSTAGKFMIDNVTYHRFWASLWSGVFHSISAINNAGFDIVGNSSLMPYNTNYFLQFIFMIEFVMGGIGFPTFYDIKRKIAAWKRKEKVKFSLFTKINFISYSLVSIVGVFLVWLVEYVNLNMTTMDAFGNTVYIETILRDAPTKWNGFMNILFNTMSTRNAGFSTIDCTKLLPGSRAIMSIMMFIGSAPSSTAGGIRTTTFAIVLITIWSIMRNNNSVNAFKRKIPNETVKRALVVTIISVMLVGGTVLGISIENPTLDYLNILFVVCSAFGTTGLNTFNFLQTYGLGAFSLLLLIANMFIGQLGISSTLLVSIKGTGDKEYSYVEEDVTIG, encoded by the coding sequence ATGAGAGTTTATCAGCCTTTTTTTAAAAATATCTTTAAAAAAAGAAAAGAACTTTTAAATCAACGCAATGAAGACGATATCGCTGCACCAATTAAAAAAAGGAGAATTCATTTTATTCCCTTTTCAAAAGTAGCAGGGAAACTATTTTTAATTTATGTTTTAGTAGTTTTAATTTCCGGATTCTTATTATGTATTCCGGGGGTTGTCTATAATGGTGCCCGGGACATTACCGATGGGAGTGGAACTCCCCTAGGGCAATATGATTTTCGCTGAAATTTCTTAATTGGATTGTTTACTGCCTCGAGTGCTTTTTCTGACACTGGACTAACAATTCCAGTTACTGCTGCTGATTATACCTTTTTTGGCCAATTAATTATTATTATTTTAATTCAGTTTGGTGGTTTTGGGGTTTTAACCTTTAAAATTATGATCTTAGTTTTATTAGGTCGTAAAATTTCAATTAAAGACCGGATGTTAGTACAAGGTGAGCGGGGAAATAATAGTTTTGGTCACACCTTAGATTTAATTAAAAGTAGTTTTTACTTTCTAATTATTGTTGAAGTAATTGCGGCCATTTTACTGTTTTTTAACTTTTACTTTTCACCCGGAAGTACGGCGGGAAAATTTATGATTGATAATGTCACATACCACCGGTTTTGAGCCAGTTTATGAAGTGGTGTTTTCCATTCAATTTCGGCCATTAACAATGCGGGGTTTGATATTGTTGGAAATTCTTCTTTAATGCCTTATAATACTAATTACTTTTTACAATTTATTTTTATGATTGAATTTGTAATGGGAGGAATTGGTTTTCCAACCTTTTATGATATTAAAAGAAAAATTGCGGCTTGAAAACGAAAAGAAAAAGTAAAATTTAGTTTATTCACCAAAATTAACTTTATATCTTATTCGTTAGTATCCATTGTCGGAGTATTCTTAGTTTGGTTAGTGGAATATGTTAATTTAAATATGACAACAATGGATGCTTTTGGAAATACTGTTTATATTGAAACAATTTTACGGGATGCACCAACTAAATGGAACGGGTTTATGAATATTTTATTCAATACCATGTCAACACGGAATGCTGGTTTTTCAACAATTGATTGTACTAAATTATTACCAGGGTCACGAGCAATTATGTCAATTATGATGTTTATTGGATCAGCGCCTTCTTCAACAGCTGGGGGAATTCGGACAACTACCTTTGCAATTGTCCTAATTACCATTTGGTCCATTATGCGGAATAATAATAGTGTCAATGCGTTCAAACGGAAAATTCCGAATGAAACTGTTAAGCGAGCCTTAGTAGTAACCATTATTTCCGTAATGCTGGTCGGTGGAACAGTTTTAGGAATTAGTATTGAAAACCCAACCTTAGATTATTTAAATATTTTATTTGTGGTATGTAGTGCTTTTGGGACAACGGGTCTAAATACCTTTAATTTTTTACAAACCTATGGCTTGGGCGCCTTTAGTTTATTATTATTAATTGCCAACATGTTTATTGGACAGTTGGGAATTTCTTCAACCTTATTAGTTTCAATTAAAGGAACAGGGGACAAAGAATACAGTTATGTTGAAGAAGATGTTACAATTGGATAA
- a CDS encoding potassium channel family protein, which yields MARKKSFAIIGLSNFGKAVIDTLVAKKQHVMVFDADQAKVNNMIASYEQIDGVALDSTIKANLIEQGVDQYDTVIVTMATNIEASVLTIISLQDIGVNNIIAKSKDSRHARILKALGITNIVQPDLIAGNIIAAKAMFDVAIEMQTVDENYASVVIKVTEPSIDGSSLLDLRLINNKDYNIVHIKRKGKVILPGDVDSLKLGDELLFIAKINAINDLTTKLQAVEEPTEADK from the coding sequence ATGGCTCGTAAAAAAAGTTTTGCAATAATTGGATTAAGTAACTTCGGAAAAGCGGTTATTGATACCTTAGTTGCTAAAAAACAACATGTCATGGTGTTTGACGCTGACCAAGCAAAAGTTAATAACATGATTGCCAGTTATGAACAAATTGATGGGGTAGCCTTAGACTCAACCATTAAAGCCAATTTAATTGAACAAGGCGTAGACCAATACGATACTGTTATTGTAACAATGGCTACCAATATTGAAGCTAGTGTTTTAACAATTATTAGTTTACAAGACATTGGGGTTAATAACATCATTGCGAAGTCAAAAGATTCGCGTCATGCCCGAATTTTAAAAGCCTTAGGAATTACTAATATTGTCCAACCTGATCTTATTGCCGGAAACATTATTGCCGCCAAAGCAATGTTTGATGTTGCAATTGAAATGCAAACAGTTGATGAAAACTATGCTTCAGTTGTGATTAAAGTAACCGAACCATCAATTGATGGTAGTTCATTGTTAGACTTACGGTTAATTAATAACAAAGATTACAACATTGTCCATATTAAAAGAAAAGGAAAAGTTATCTTGCCGGGGGATGTTGACAGTTTAAAACTTGGGGATGAATTATTATTTATTGCTAAAATTAATGCAATTAATGATTTAACAACCAAATTACAAGCTGTTGAAGAACCAACCGAAGCAGATAAATAA
- the cls gene encoding cardiolipin synthase, whose protein sequence is MKNWLKIILSMMFLFGLAVAAVVVVAIIFNIAFIWIFVSILIIDFLMAFWIFFSKRRYEVKLSWIIFVIFIPFIGLCSYIFFGRKYHFSNKRTIYYEAINKNEYQQFQEDNLANLTKINTLSPHFTRTFELLNHKAEKPVYGNSAVEILPNGTIAFYRILSDLQKAKKYILLTYFIIADGELFEAFAEIIKELLKAGVKVYLIYDHVGSYFKISEKSLRKLKKIGVKMYKFLPIITPFLNGNANYRNHRKDVVIDGKIGYTGGINLSDLYVNQSPKFGLFHDVQLRIEGDGVRALEVIFADDWYFASKQRERISELENDIFTKKDHHQTNNTLVQIFNDYPSFSESLNRDAYISLINNAKKRIWLSTPYFIAPGELILALKTAAQAGIDVRLTIPGLTDKIFVLDITKTYCKELLAVGVKIYEMNNVFCHNKIAIFDDEIAIVGTCNLDYRSFFSDHQTTAIIYDKEVVKTFLTRWEWDYNHAILWREWPIKYKPLKYRVGLQCLKLVSPIL, encoded by the coding sequence ATGAAAAATTGATTAAAAATAATTTTATCAATGATGTTTTTATTCGGGCTAGCAGTAGCAGCAGTCGTAGTTGTGGCAATCATTTTTAATATTGCTTTTATTTGAATTTTTGTTTCAATCTTGATTATTGACTTTTTAATGGCATTTTGAATATTTTTTTCAAAAAGAAGATACGAGGTTAAGCTATCATGAATAATTTTTGTTATTTTTATTCCCTTTATTGGTCTTTGCTCATACATTTTTTTTGGTCGAAAATATCATTTTTCCAATAAAAGAACAATTTACTACGAAGCAATTAATAAAAATGAATACCAACAGTTTCAAGAAGATAATCTTGCAAACTTAACAAAGATTAATACATTAAGTCCTCATTTTACAAGAACTTTTGAACTCCTTAATCATAAAGCAGAAAAACCAGTCTATGGTAATAGTGCTGTTGAAATTTTGCCAAACGGGACAATTGCTTTTTATCGGATTCTTTCTGATTTACAAAAAGCCAAAAAATATATTCTCTTAACTTATTTTATTATTGCGGATGGTGAGTTATTTGAGGCATTTGCCGAAATTATTAAAGAACTTTTGAAAGCTGGGGTGAAAGTTTATTTAATTTATGATCACGTGGGAAGTTATTTTAAAATTAGTGAAAAGAGTCTGCGCAAACTAAAAAAAATTGGGGTTAAAATGTATAAATTTTTACCAATTATTACACCATTTTTAAATGGGAATGCTAATTATCGTAACCATCGTAAAGATGTTGTTATTGATGGGAAAATTGGCTATACCGGCGGAATTAATTTATCTGATTTATATGTTAACCAATCGCCAAAATTTGGTCTTTTTCATGATGTCCAATTACGAATTGAAGGTGATGGGGTTCGCGCCTTAGAAGTTATTTTTGCTGATGATTGATATTTTGCTAGCAAACAACGTGAGCGAATTAGTGAATTAGAAAATGATATCTTTACCAAAAAAGATCATCACCAAACAAATAATACATTAGTGCAAATTTTTAATGACTATCCTAGTTTTTCAGAGTCGTTAAATCGGGATGCTTATATTTCATTAATTAATAATGCAAAAAAAAGAATTTGGTTATCAACACCTTATTTCATAGCCCCTGGGGAATTAATTTTAGCACTTAAAACAGCAGCGCAAGCGGGGATTGATGTGCGATTAACGATTCCCGGATTAACTGATAAAATTTTTGTATTAGATATTACTAAAACTTATTGTAAAGAATTACTAGCGGTTGGTGTTAAGATTTATGAAATGAATAATGTCTTTTGTCATAATAAAATAGCTATTTTTGATGATGAAATTGCGATTGTTGGCACATGTAATTTAGATTATCGCAGTTTTTTTTCAGATCATCAAACAACTGCCATTATTTATGATAAGGAAGTTGTAAAAACATTTTTAACCCGCTGAGAATGAGATTATAACCATGCAATTTTATGACGTGAATGACCAATTAAATATAAACCGTTAAAATACCGGGTGGGACTTCAATGCCTAAAATTAGTTAGTCCAATTTTATAA
- a CDS encoding Fur family transcriptional regulator yields MALSYDKIVQILKDKNYRLTDIRLSIIKILTDEKHLTLSAIVEDLEKEYQNVNLMSVYNTIDMLLKEHILFSNTFDGKQIWYDLAENPSFHAICDSCKKVLHIKDEAILKAIDIVSLGKVLEKIHWKPIHFKIEGHGLCEECQRLNRTEHTHFDDDLD; encoded by the coding sequence ATGGCTTTATCGTACGATAAGATTGTTCAGATTTTAAAAGATAAAAATTATCGGTTAACAGATATTCGCTTATCAATTATTAAAATTTTAACTGATGAAAAACACTTAACTTTGTCCGCAATTGTTGAAGATTTAGAAAAAGAATACCAAAATGTCAATTTAATGTCTGTATATAACACTATTGATATGCTCTTAAAAGAACATATCCTTTTTAGCAATACTTTTGATGGTAAGCAAATTTGATATGATCTCGCTGAAAACCCTTCGTTTCATGCCATTTGTGATTCATGTAAGAAAGTTCTTCATATTAAAGATGAAGCAATTTTAAAAGCAATTGATATTGTTAGTTTAGGAAAAGTTTTAGAAAAAATTCACTGAAAACCAATTCATTTTAAAATTGAAGGACATGGTTTGTGTGAAGAATGTCAACGATTAAACCGCACGGAGCATACCCATTTTGATGATGACTTAGATTAG